ACTCGGCGTCGCGCCAGATGACGGGCAGGTCGAGCCGCCGCGAGACCTCAAGCATGGCCTCGCGGCGGCGCAGGTATTCCTGCACGGGGTGGATGTTGGGGTTCAGGAACAGGGCCGTGACCTCGTGTCCCTCGTCGCGCAGCATCCGCACCGTGGCGATGGAGCACGGCCCGCAGCAGGCGTGCAGCAGGACGCGCATGGCGTTACCGGGCGGGCCTGATGTCGAGATGCACGCCGAACTGGCGTTCCAGGTCGAGCAGGCGTTCGCGCTTGTGGTTCAGCAGGTGCATGGCAAGCTCTGCCCCGGTCTCGAAGACGAAGGTGGGCGTGCCGTGCGGCAGCGAGCGCAGCTGGCGGTGGATTTCGCGCAGGGCCTGCAACGACTGCCATTCCATGTTGCGGCGCAGGCCGGAACCCTTGCAGCAGGGGCAGGTTTCCATGGTGATGGACAGCGCGGACGAGCCGGTGCGCTGGCGCACCACCTGAAGCAGGCCGAAGCGGCTCATCTTGCCCACGTCGTGGCGGGCGCGGTCGTTCTTCATGGCGTTGCGCAGGGTCTTTTCCACCTCGCGCCAGTGGTTGCGGTCGCGCATTTCGATGAAGTCGATGACCACCTGCCCGCCGATGTCGCGCAGCTTGAGCTGCTGGGCGACGGTTTCGGCGGCTTCCATGTTGGTGCGCAGGGCCATGGATTCGAAATTGGTCTTGCCCGAGATCTTGCCCGAGTTGATGTCGATGGCCATCAGCGCCTCGGTCTGGTCGAACACCAGCCGTCCGCCGGAGGGCAGGGTAACCTCGCGCGAGTAGATCTGCTCCAGCTGGCGCTGGATGCCGAAGCGTTCCCACAGGGTGCGCGACTGCTGGTCCTTGTAGACCTTGACCAGGCTTCCCTTGCGCGGGAACAGCAGCGAGGCGTAGTCCTCGATGAGCTGCGCGGTGTGCTCGTCGTCCACCCACACCT
This genomic window from Nitratidesulfovibrio sp. SRB-5 contains:
- a CDS encoding Rne/Rng family ribonuclease, whose protein sequence is MTTKKSKLRMFISVLPGEQVEVALAEEGAKENQVKEYYVEMVHQAKTKGNIYRGIINNVDTNLQAAFVNYGADKNGFLQIDEVHPEYYNTPHDATKGKKYPLMQKVLKAGQEVLVQVVKEPTGSKGAFLTTYLSMPGRFLVLTPGREQIGVSRKVEDDEERGRLREMLEGLNPGPGLGVIVRTVSAGTSKTTLQRDLQFLKRLWKDIRKKGTEESAPCLIYKEPDLASRAVRDYLSDDVAEVWVDDEHTAQLIEDYASLLFPRKGSLVKVYKDQQSRTLWERFGIQRQLEQIYSREVTLPSGGRLVFDQTEALMAIDINSGKISGKTNFESMALRTNMEAAETVAQQLKLRDIGGQVVIDFIEMRDRNHWREVEKTLRNAMKNDRARHDVGKMSRFGLLQVVRQRTGSSALSITMETCPCCKGSGLRRNMEWQSLQALREIHRQLRSLPHGTPTFVFETGAELAMHLLNHKRERLLDLERQFGVHLDIRPAR